The Candidatus Mycosynbacter amalyticus genome contains the following window.
GTCTTGGTCGCCCATTTCCTTGAGTTCAACACGCTTGGCAGCGTATTTCTGGATCATCTTCTTGCGCTTCTCGTCGCGAGCGACTGCAGATTTCTTAGCCATTAGCGTCGTCCTCCTTCTTTCTCAAACGGTACGCCGAATTTCTCGAGCAGTGCACGGCTGTGTGCTTTGTCTTCGTTTGCAATCACAAATGTGACCTGTAGGCCATGAATGACCTGAGTTTCCTCAAATGTCAGCTCTGGAAAAATTGACTGATCGTTGATACCAACGTTGTAGTTACCACCTTTGTCGAATGCCTTTGCGCCTACACCGTGGAAGTCACGGATGCGTGGCATAGCGACGTTGACAAAGCGATCCATAAACTCGTACATCTGCGCACCGCGGAGAGTGACGCTAATACCAATACGGTTCATACCTGCACGAATTTTGAAACCAGCGATTGATTTCTTGGCCATGCGATCGATAGGTGCCTGACCTGTAATCTTGGTCAGGGTATTTTTGACGACTTCGTAGTGACGCTTGTCGTCTTTGTTTTTACCAAGTCCTACGCTCACAACGATTTTCTCGAGCTTCGGTACTTGATGTACGTTAGTGAGTCCGAGTTCGGTCTGGAGTTCTTTCTTGACAGTAGTGTCGTAGAGAGCTTTCAGACGAGGAGTGTAGGCAGTTTCTGTAGCTTTTGCCATTATTTGATCTCCTTGTTCTTTAGCTGACGCGCAACACGGACAGTACCGGCGTCAGTTTTGTTGTAGCCAACACGGCTGGTTGTACCAGCTTTTTCGTCGACGACGAGGGCTACTTTGTGCAGTGGGGTTGGAACATGAATGTCTTTGACGCCACCGCGTGGGTTGAGTTGACTTGGCTTGACCTTGCGGCTACCGACACCGACTCCTTCGATGAGAACGGCATTTTGCTTCGGTAGTACAGCCAGTACTTTACCGGTCTTGCCTTTGTTCGTGCCGCTTACAAGCTTCACGATGTCACTTTTTCGGATACGTGCCATACTAGAGTACCTCCGGTGCCAAGCTAATGATCTTCGAATAACCAAGGTCACGCAGTTCTCGTGGCACTGGACCAAAGATACGGGTAGCCTTAGGATTTTTGTCGTCGCCGATAATAACAGCGGCGTTGTCATCGAAGCAGATGGTCGAGCCATCTTTGCGCTTGATTTGGCTGCGGGTGCGAACGATCACTGCTTTTTGGACAGTTTTCTTTTTGATGTTACCACCTGGGTTAGCATCTTTGATCGTCACGACCACGATATCACCAACAGCAGCAAAACGGCGACGCGTACCACCGAGTACACGGATGATCAACGCTTCCTTTGCACCACTGTTATCAGTGATTTTGATACGTGATTCTTGTTGCAACATTACGCAGCCACCTCCTCGACGTCATCTTTCAGCTCTACTGCACCGCGAGATTTCTCTTCGATGAGGTCGAGTTTGAACGATTTGGTCTTAGAAATAGGACGTGTCTCCACGATACGGACTTTGTCTCCTATCTTCGCTTCGTTTTCTTCGTCGTGCGCAGTATATTTACGACTCACAGTGTACTGCTTGCCGTAGATAGGGTGCGTTTCACGACTAGTTACAGTGACGGTGATTGTCTTGTCGCGAACATCCGATGTCACGATACCGGTCAATGTCTTGGCCATATTACTTATCTCCCTTTTCTGCCAACTCCGCTGCTCGGATAGCAGTTGAGAGGCGTGCGATTTCTTTGCGAGTCGCCGTGATGACGCGAGGGTTCTGCAGTTCGCCAGCAGCTAGACCGCGACGTGCGTCGATCAGGTCTTGGCGCTTAGTAGCGAGCTCTGTACGCAGAGTCTCGAGAGTCTTCACTTCAGAAGCTTCTTTGGCTTTTTTGGTGGTTGCTTTTGCAGTTGCCATAGCCTAGGCCTCCTCTCGCTTGATGAACTTAGTTTTCACTGGTAGTTTGTGAGCTGCCAGGCGCATCGCCTCGCGAGCCACTTCTTCTTCGACGCCCTTCATTTCGAACATGACGGTGCCGGCTTTTACCTTGGCTGCGAAGAATTCTGGGTTACCTTTGCCCATACCCATTTTGAGACCAACAGGTTTGCGGGTCACTGGAATATGTGGAAAGATACGAATCCAGATTTTACCGCCACGTTTGATGTAGCGGGTCATCGCCTGACGAGCAGACTCTATCTGGCGGCTGGTGATGTCGCTGTTTGACTGTGACTGCAGGGCATAATCGCCAAACGCGATGTAGTTACCGCGGGTTGCGCGGCCATCATTCTTGCCTTTAAATGTCTTGCGGTACTTGGTTCGTTTCGGGAGTAGCATTATGCATCACTCCTTTCGCCTTTGTAGATCCACACCTTTACACCCACAATACCGACACCGGCACATTCAGCACGAGCTGAATGGAAATCGATGTCCGCACGGAGTGTGTGAAGTGGCACAGAGCCTTCGATAATCTTTTCGCGGCGAGCCATCTCAGCATTGTTGAGACGACCAGCAACCTCGATACGAATACCTTTGGCACCGGCATTGATAGTGTTTTGCGCAGCCATCTTGGTGGCGCGGCGGAAGTTGATACGGCGCTCAAGCTGACGAGCGATGTTCTCGGCGACGAGTTTCGCAGACAGCTCAGGACGTTTCACTTCTTCGATATTGATACGTACCGGCAGGCTCGCGATTTTCTCAAGCTGAGTCTTGAGCTCCTGTACGCCAGCACCGCCACGACCGATCACAACACCAGCTTTGGCGGTGTGAATCGTCACAGTCACTTGGTTAGCAGAACGCTCGATCTCGATACGATCGATAGTTGGGCGAGACGCAAATTTCTTTTCGATTACTTCGCGAATCTGGATGTCTTCTGCGAGCCACTTACTGAAATCACGCTTGTTGGCAAACCAGCGAGAATCCCAGTTTTTGTGCACTTGCAGACGGAAGCTGATTGGGTTAACTTTCTGTCCCATGTCTACTTCTCCTCTTCTTTCTTAGCTGGTTTTGCAGCCTCAGCCTTTTTCGTAGCAGGTTTCTTCTTGGCCTTTTCAACACCAGAAACTTCTACCAAAATATGACTTGTCTTCTTCTGAAACGGCAGCGCCATGCCACGCATATGTGGCTTGAAACGCTTGAGGCGAGGACCGGCAGTCACGCTCAGTGTCGTGATCTGGAGTGACTTCGCGTCAAGACCGTGGTTGTTAGTGGCGTTGGCAGCTGCAGATGCAATTGCTTTACGCACCGGAGTAGCTGAGCGGCGAGGTGTGTGCTCGAGAATCACGAGCGCGTCTGCCACAGAGCGGCCGCGCACCAGCGCAGCGACGACACTTACCTTGCGGGGTGTCAGGTCGATGCCTTTGATGTAGGCGCGAACTGTAAATGTCTCAGCCATTATTTTTTATCCTTTCCACCGTGCTTGCGGAACTTGCGAGTTGGGCTAAACTCACCGAGTTTGTGACCAACCATGTTTTCCGTCACGAGCACAGGTACGTGGACGCGACCGTTATGTACGGCGATAGTACGACCCACCATGTCTGGTGTAATAGTACTTGCGCGAGCCCACGTCTTGATGACGGTACGATCATCTAGACCAAGCGCCGCAACTTTGCGCGCGAGCTTGAAGTCGACAAACGGACCCTTCTTCAGTGAACGACTCATGTGTTACCTCTTCCTCTTCGCGTCATGGCGACTGCGGACGATTAGTTTACCAGTATCTTTGCGACGTCGGGTACGGAAACCGAGTGTCAGTTGACCCCATGGTGTGCGTGGTGGTTTACCACTACCATGACGACCACCGTCACCACCACCATGTGGGTGATCTGCGGCGTTCATGACAACACCACGGACAGTTGGGCGAATACCTTTACGGCGTTTGCGACCAGCGCTACCGATTTTGACGTTTTGGTGCTGGACGTTACCTACCACACCGATTGTTGCATCGTTTTCGAGGCGGACGCGGCGAACTTCACCAGATGGAAGCTTGATTTGTGCGTACTCGCCTTCTTTCGCCATGAGCTGAGCTTTTGCACCGGCACTTCGTACCATCTGCGCACCTTTGCCCTTGGTGATTTCGATTGCGTAAATCTGTGTACCGACAGGTATACGGCTGAGCGGCATACGGTTAGATGCTTCAATAGGAGCTTCTGCACCACTGGCAATTTTCTTGCCTTTTTGCATCTGAGTATCTGCAAGTACGTAGTGATAAAGACCATGCTGATCTTTAACGCGTGCGATACGAGCTGAGCGGTTTGGATCATATTCGATCTCTTCGATCGTCAGCTCCAGGCCTGCCGCCAACTTATGGTCAAGTAGACGGTAGTGTCGCTTAACACCACCACCGCGGTGACGAGTCGTGATGCGACCCTGGTTGTTGCGTCCTGCGTTTTGTTTCTTTGACTTGATCAAGCTTTTGAGTGGTTTACGCGTGGTGATTTCACTCAAATCCTGAGATGTCATACCACGGCGTGCAGGAGTTGTAGGATTGTACTGCTGAATAGCCATTACTTCTTCTCCTCACTTTCTGCTGGCTGATCGAAGACCTGGATCGAGCTACCTTCGGCGAGCTTGACGTAGGCTTTCTTTGTATCTTTACGCTTAGTGGTACCAGGGTAGCGGTTTTTTCCACGAGAGAAACGAACTGCCTTGCCTTGTTGCACCAGCGTTTTGATGCCAGCAACCTTTACCTCGAACTGCGCTTCTACGGCTGCAGCGATCTGCTGCTTGTTGGCTGTGAGTGGCACATCGAAGATGTAAGTGTTTTTATCTGTAATCTGTGTGTACGCCTTTTCGGTTGGGCGTGGGATGATTAGGATCGACATTATGCTTCTCCTCCTACCAGCCATGCTTTGATCTGGTCGATAGCTTTGGCGCTGATCACGATATGATCGGCGTTGAGCACGTCGTAGACATTGAGAAATGTCGGGCTGACCAATTTTACCTGCTGAACGTTACCGGTTGCACGGATCAACTCTGGAGTTTTTTCTGTGACAACCAAAACTTTACGTTCAAGTTTTTTGTCAGCGAGGTATTTCGCAACTTCGGCTGTTTTGCCAGTAGTCTTGATATCGTCGATAACAATCTTCTTGGCTTCGTTTGCAAGCGTAAGTGCTTGCTTTACAGCTACACGTTTTGAAGTCTTAGAAAGCTTCTTAGTGTAGTTTTCGTTGCCACGTGGACCAAATACAATACCACCAGTACGCCAGATAGGGTTGCGGGTGCTACCAAATCGTGCGCGGCCGGTACCTTTTTGCTTCCATGGCTTCTTACCACCACCGCTTACTTCGCCACGAGTTTTCGTGGTTGCGCTCGCGAGGCGGTTGTTTGCCAGATACGAATCGTACGCCAGCTTGAGTAGATCGTGGCTTGGCACTTCTACTGCGAAAACTTCTTTGGGCAAAGTCGTCTTCTTGGTTGTAGTGGTTTCTGCCATTACGCCTTACCTCCGATTACTACCAGACCCTTACGAGGGCCGGGTACTGCACCTTTGAGGCCGATGAGATTGGTCTCGGCGTCGATGTACGCGACTGCCAAGTTTTTCACCGTCACTTGATCGTGACCCATGCGGCCAGGCATGCGCTTACCCTTGAAGACTTTTTGTGGGTACATCGAGCCGATTGAACCGACGCGACGCACATCACCGTTGCCACCGTGGGATTTTGCGCTTGTATTAAAGTTGTGTCGTTTTACCGTACCGGCAAAACCTTTACCTTTTGATGTACCGGTTGCCTGGACGAGTTCACCCAGCTCAAACGTATTTACATCGATCGTATCCCCTACCTTGAGGCCTTCAGGTAGTTCATTGACACGAAATTCCCGAATGTGCTTCGGAGTCACTTTGGCGGATTTTACATGTCCAGCCACGGCCTTGCTCAGGTTCTTACCCTCACCATATGCTACCTGAACTGCGTTGTAACCGTCGCTTTCGACAGTCTTCACCTGAGTCACAGTCACAGGGCCAGCTTGGATGAGTGTCACGGGTGTCACACGACCATCTTCGCCGATGATTTGGGTCATACCAATTTTGGTACCGAGAAGTGCTTTCATTGCCTTCATTCTCCCACTTAAAACCCTTGGTGGCCGACGGTTTCCCTGCTGCTTGGACTCCTCCACGCTCCGGGACCTTTCGATTCACCAAGGTCGCTTGCTATTGTTTGTACATAAAAGTAACCTTCTCACTATAGCACGGAATAGGGGTGGGCGTCAAGAGACATTAGCTAAGTCACTAAGATGTGTCTTTATTGACATTGTTATGTAAAAGTTGTAATATATATCTGCGATATGCACCCACACCTACGGAAGGCTGCAGTCATGAAAGATCAAACCACACCACGCGCGACAACCCACGAGACCATCAAGCTCGACGAGCTAATTCAAGGGCTTGTCCGACAACTCGAAGCAAACAAGATTCCGCTCGACGATGCTCTGCCGGCACTGCTTCTAGAGGCAATGGAGCATAACGAATCGCTCGGCGTTTTGTTTCGTCGACAAGCGGACACGAGCATGTACGACAGTCCGGCTTTCCAGGCGCTTCATCGTACGCGCTGCTGCTAAGTGAGGAGTCTCTGAATGATTTTCGGGTATAGACCCCTCGCGCAACACATACATGCCCTGCAACTTAGAATGCCGCGAGCAAAGACGAGCGGTAAACTGCCAAGGCACAACGATACGCGCATAGCGCGTCCGTTCGGACACATCCAAAGTGTCCGAAAGAAATAACGCCCCATACGGGTTCGAGAACCGCCCCACCAGGCTTGATCTCCCCGGTGGGGCGGTTCTCATTTTTGACATATTGATTTTTAGGTTTTACAATAGCCTTTATCACGTGATCGCCACGTGAAGGAAGGAGCGCCATGTGCGCCGATAAAAATCCGTGCGGCTCGCCGGACTTCTGTCTGGATGACGGCGGATGCGCCTGCGGCATACCCGGCAACAGGGATCGAGTCAGTCCAAGAGTGACCCTCATCTATGGCCACGACACAGAAGAGCCAGCTTTTCTGTGTGCGAGCGGCAACGAGCGTTGCCCCACATTGCAAGCATGCGCGGAAGATCCCGACAACTGCATGCCCAATGTACCGCATATCCCGATAGTCCGGTGATGCATAACTTCTCGTGCCGGAGGCTCGCTCGTATGAGCGATGACCTCCGGCACGATGATCAATTCCACCACTAGGGTATTTATTGATTTCTGAGCTTTTCTATTTCTTTTGTCAAATCGGCAATAGTCGCCCATGAACTTTTGTCTGTCATGATACTTAGCGCATACGTGCCGCTTGGGCTATATACAATCGCCGCATCGTGCAAGAGACCGTCCAAGAATCCGACTTTGTCGGCCACCTGTCCGCTCGCTCCTGCAGGGATACCTTGTCGATACACGTTACGTTTCAGTGCATCGAGAAAACGTGCTTTGCTATCGGCATTCAGTGAAATCTGCCCGGTGGCGAGCGATGCCATAAACGTGCTCAGGTCTCCTGCTGTCGTCTTGTAGCTCTCCTTGTCGAGAAATGTTGTACTTGCGCTCACGATAGTTTGCGCGTCTTTCGTCAGTGGCGCATAGCCTATGCGAGCTACCAACGCCTCGGCACAGGCGTTGTCCGACTTCACGATCATGTCGTCGAAGCACCTGGTGAGATCTCGACCGCCAGCCACCTGGTCGCTCCATTTGTACTCCCCTGATTCGATTCGCTTCAGTGTACTAAAGGCAACGTAGAGTTTATAGGTACTCGCAGTGGTGAATTTTTGCGTATCGTTATACGCGGCTCGGCGACGCTTACCGTCGAGCTCTACGAGCGACACACCGTAGACACCCGGGTGACTTTCTGCGTAGTTCTTCATGAGCGCAGAAAGACCAGTGTCGGTATTACTGTAGCTGCGCGCGTATTGCACTGTCGGCTGTACGAGTGCTTCGCCGAGTGGCACGGTTGCAGACTTAGCAAGCAGAAATTGCTTGAGATTCACATACGTCTTAGCTGTATCGAGCTGGCGACCCGTCTGGCCATCTTGGCGAGATACTTCTACAAAATCTTGGGTGGTTACTTTACTCACGCCTGCCTGCCTAGCAAGTGCGGCGCCGTATTTGTCTGTCAAATACTTGTCAGCTTGGGCCCCGTCAAATCGTATGTCAAACACATCTCCTTCAGTACTAAATGCCAACCATTCGCGAATCGTCTTGCTAGGCAGCATATCCGTCTTACTGTCGTAAGTAAGAGTTGCTGGCTGCGCCAGCTGATGGTTAAGAGTTGCAACAACGGGTTTCACCGTGTCTGCAGTAAGTTTGGCTGGCAGCGGGTCCATCGCAATGCGTGCGTTCGTCTGTGCAGTCAGAGTAGGGCTAACAGATTTAAGGGTTTTAGCGACATCTTGCCGCTGGCAGTTACCGCCATCCTCTTCTGCTACGACAACGACCGAGTCGCCAGATACTTTAGCAGTAGCGTTGCGCGGCTCAACATGACACTCAGTACCAAACTGCTTCGTGAGATACGCATCGAGCTTTTTGTTATCTCGCGTATAGCTAGGTGCGCTAGGCTTGACCACCATATGCGACCAGAGAATCGAAGTAGGCACAAGACGAAGGTACCATGGATACGAGGCTTGTGCGACGCGCGAAGTATTGTCGACTCCGAGACCAAACTCAGCAAACTTTGGCTGGTACTGTGGAGTGGATGTCTTGCCAAAATAGAGTGCAAGTGTACGCTCGCTATACTGCGAATCAAGCCGCTTCGCAGCCTGGTCAATGGTCACGGCGCCAAGTTGTTGACCATCTATTTGCTGCCAAGGCGCAAGTCTGTCGTACGGATACACAAGCTGCACGACGAGAAACAGACCCAAAATACCGGCCGGTACACCAATAGCAAGCTGCTTCTTGTGTGTCCGCAGCCACGCTCTCACCCCTCCCGTGCGAATATTCATGGTATCCAGTATAGCAAACTACTAGATGACGATGCCAGCGTTGAGGAAGAAGCCAATAATCGTCACGACCACGAGTACCGCATAGAGGATCTTACGGTTAAACTGTGCGTGCTCAAGCCACGCGATTAGTACCAACGCAATCACCGCTCCAGCTGGAAATGCGCCGACAGGCAGCACGCCACCTATCATGACTGGATCTGCCAGACGTAGCCACATCAGACCGGCGAGTGTCACTACGACTAGCTTGAAGAGATATACACCATCTGGCTCGAAAACGTTTTCGAGACCTTTACGGCTGACAACGGGGCGATTGCGAGCGTAGGTACGGGCTTTGTTGGATTTTTGTGTTGCCATAAGTACTTTGTAGTATAGCATATTGTAAGTTTTGTATAAACATGATATAATATACTCCGTCCTACACCGACTACTGGGAGTACACTAATCATGACTCTTGCGATCTTTATCATCAAGCCTGATGGCCGCGAGCTGCAAGTACCGATTGCCGAATCTGAGATTGGCAGCCGAGTCGTGGAAGTGACGCTTGACACAGAGACATTCCATATCTCGATGTCGGCACACACTTTTGTCCCTACGGCTATCAACATCCGAGCCATGCGTGAAGGCATCGATGGCAGCCAAGTTTTCGGCATCAAGGTACCAAAACAGGTATTACGAGATGATTGTGCCTTTCGCGTTCATCTCACGTCCGGGACTGAAATCCATATCGCGCGGTCGAACATGTAGCGACACGGCGAGGAGTCATACGACGATTGAGTCGCAAGGCTCTTCGTCGTTATGACGCCTACCAAAAACCACCCTGTGCAGGGTGGTTTTTTGTGATGACCGACTAGTTACATGCGAATTTCTGCATCGACACCAGCTGGGAGGCTGAGGTTTTGCAGGCTATCGATTGTCTTTGGCGACGCGTTGGTAATGTCGATAAGGCGCTTGTGTACACGCATCTCAAATGCTTCACCACCTTTTTTGTAGACGTGCGGGCTTTTGACGACCGTGAACGTACTACGACGAGTTGGCAAAGGGATGGGACCTGCCACATCAGCGCCGGTACGAACGGCAGTGTCGATAATTTGTTTTGCTGATTGGTCGATCACTTTGTGATCATACGCCTTGAGGCGAATGCGGATTTTGAGACCTGCGTCTGCCATGAGTAAAACTCCTTCTGCTTTCCGTAACCTCTGCTCTGAATCGTGTCGGTACCCGCTCACGTCTGGCCGAGTTCTCGGAAAAATTAATAATACCTAGGTAGTATATAAGAAAGCGCTGGGTATTGCAAGCATTTCACCTCTGGTGTATACTGCCACAATACTCCAGGTATCCAGAAGACGCCGCCGGAGTCGCCTCGCCGCAGATCGCGCGCGAGTCATAGGACAGGGAGATGAAATGAACCTGCACGAAGAACTCGTCAATCAGATCGTAGACATCGCAGACAACAACGCGAGCGACCACCTCGAGATCTCAATGCGATATCTTCTCGAGCGAGTTGCAGATGCAGTTCAGCAGACGACAATATTGCCGGCGCCTCATGAAGAGCGAGCCAGTTTTTTGCAGTCCGTGGCCATCCAGGCCTCGAGTCGACTAAAACAGCGGACTGTCACTTACGAGGAGCCTGTATCCCAAGAGGGATTTTGGCAGCGAAGCCCGAAGGGCAGGCGTACAATCGTGCCCATACGGCCATCTCAGCAACGTTTCCATGTCAGGTACGCCGCCTGAGCACACAACGGAGACGAGCCGGGGGACATCGTTGTCCCCTGTCCTCGTCACCCAAGCTGTCAATAGTTTGACGATTTGGGTGACGTATTATTTACATTCCTATCAAGCAAGCGTACACTAGCAGTAACCATGAGTGCCATGCCACTTTCTCACGAGTTTGCCTCGGCCGACGAGGGCGGCGGCACCGTGCCTCATCACTTGCTGCGAATAGCAGAAAAACATAATGTTTATGAAACCGAGCGCATGCGCATACTTCGCGCGCAGCTCACACATATAGCCATAGCTGATAGCGAAAAGATGGCCGACCTACGCGTCGAATACCTCGAGGAGCTCAATCGCCCAGAGTTTGACGCACGAAGATATGATACACCCGAAAAGTTTTTTATTGCCAGAGGCCATACCGCACTTCGCGCGCTCCTGTTCTATATAGCTCATTTATACAGTGAGTCCTGGCAAGAGCACGGGTGGCTTATCGATGATCTCAAGATCGCACAAGATGACCAAGAGTCACTCGCACTTGCCTATACATCACGCTCAGAAATTGAGACCGTCCTCAAACAGCACTATGCGACACATCTTCCAGCAAACTCTCAGCTCTATAGCATAGACTGATATGCAGCGGCCACCATGGACGCTACCGACTCAAAGTCGGTCAACACGAGGAGGCTAGATGCTCCCGGCACCTACACAAGTTCTCTCGCGCATGGGCGCATTCGACCCCGAGTGGATGAATTTCAGACTCGAAGTAAAACCTTTGGTCAATACGAGTGAGCCCATCTACTGCAACAATGAAAGTGCAACTGTTGAACATGTGATACGCAGAACCGTGTGCAATGACGCGCTGACACGAGCCTCCGCCGTGCTCGCAAACCCCGACACACGTTTTAATGTCGATATCGAGCTCATAGATACCGACAAAGTGCCCGACTTCTCACTCAAGTTGGGACTTCTGACGGACATGCTTTTCTACAGTAACCTTAGCCAGAGTCTGCAGGTAGAGAAAGGAGGGCTCGGCATACTCGCATTTGAGTCACCCGCCAACATTCGGCGCGGCCGCCCTGCCATAGTTACGATTGGGCTGAACCACTATCCAGAAGATCAGCTTCCCTAGCTAGAAGAGGTTCCGAAGATGCATCGCCTCCTCGGTCACCTTCTCGTTTCATAACAAAAACCTCCGAGTTACCGGAGGTTTTTGTCGCTACTGCAGTAGACTATTTGTTGATCTTGGTAACGACACCAGCACCAACGGTACGGCCACCTTCGCGGATAGCGAAGTTAAGACCCTGTTCCATCGCGATTGGAGCGAGAAGTTTGACCTTGAATGTCAGTGTATCGCCAGGCATGACCATTTCTTTGTCCGCTGGAAGCTCTACTTCACCAGTTACGTCCGTAGTACGGAAGTAGAACTGTGGCTTGTAGCCCTTGCTAAATGGAGTGTGGCGACCGCCCTCTTCCTTCTTCAAGATGTAGACTTCAGCTTCGAACTCTGTATGTGGAGTGATGCTACCTGGTTTGGCAAGCACCTGACCGCGTTCGATCTGATCGCGCTCGATACCGCGGAGGAGCAGACCGGCGTTGTCACCAGCCTGACCTTGGTCGAGCTGTTTCTTGAAGGCTTCGATACCAGTCACAACTGATTTCTGAGTGTCTTTCACGCCGACGATTTCTACTTCGTCATTGAGTTTGACAACACCCTGCTCGATACGACCGGTAGCAACAGTACCACGACCTTTGATCGAGAAGACGTCTTCGATAGGCATCAGGAATGGCTTGTCCATGTCACGAGCTGGCTCCGGTACGTAGTCGTCGAGGGCCTTGACAAGCTCCATAACAGCATCTTCGTACTGA
Protein-coding sequences here:
- the rpsJ gene encoding 30S ribosomal protein S10, encoding MADAGLKIRIRLKAYDHKVIDQSAKQIIDTAVRTGADVAGPIPLPTRRSTFTVVKSPHVYKKGGEAFEMRVHKRLIDITNASPKTIDSLQNLSLPAGVDAEIRM
- the tuf gene encoding elongation factor Tu, with the translated sequence MADFDRSKPHVNVGTMGHVDHGKTTLTAAITHVLAKRLPSDVNKPRNYDEIDNAPEEKARGITIASSHQEYESEKRHYAHVDMPGHADYVKNMITGAAQVDGAILVVAATDGPLPQTREHVLLAKQVGVPKIVVFLNKMDIADPELVELVEMDIQELLEKNGFDASAPIIKGSATKALEGDAQYEDAVMELVKALDDYVPEPARDMDKPFLMPIEDVFSIKGRGTVATGRIEQGVVKLNDEVEIVGVKDTQKSVVTGIEAFKKQLDQGQAGDNAGLLLRGIERDQIERGQVLAKPGSITPHTEFEAEVYILKKEEGGRHTPFSKGYKPQFYFRTTDVTGEVELPADKEMVMPGDTLTFKVKLLAPIAMEQGLNFAIREGGRTVGAGVVTKINK